Proteins from one Desulfonema limicola genomic window:
- a CDS encoding ATP synthase F0 subunit B, with product MKKPGVCLMRRFFKCREVYLFAFAVLLFFCVGGIAAAAGGGGHDAAAKGWVATDTYRVMNFAVLAIALFFLLKKPVAKALNSRIDGIKDQLKDLEQRKDAAEKKLAEYNEKLSHLDQEAEKIVAEYVRQGDEARARILKEAELAAEKLEKQAMRAIEHEFEQAKLQLHEEIIEKALVKAENVLKAQITGDDQDRLVDEYLEKVVA from the coding sequence ATGAAGAAACCTGGTGTTTGCTTGATGCGCCGGTTTTTTAAATGCAGAGAGGTTTATCTTTTTGCATTTGCGGTGCTTTTGTTTTTCTGTGTCGGAGGAATAGCTGCTGCTGCCGGCGGTGGTGGTCATGATGCTGCTGCTAAAGGCTGGGTCGCTACCGATACATATCGTGTTATGAATTTCGCAGTTTTGGCAATTGCGCTATTTTTTCTTTTAAAAAAGCCTGTTGCAAAGGCTTTAAATTCAAGAATTGACGGAATAAAGGATCAATTAAAAGATCTTGAGCAGAGAAAAGATGCTGCTGAAAAGAAACTTGCGGAATATAATGAGAAATTGTCGCATTTGGATCAGGAAGCTGAAAAAATTGTGGCAGAGTATGTTCGGCAGGGTGATGAAGCCAGGGCCAGAATTTTGAAAGAGGCCGAATTGGCAGCTGAAAAACTTGAGAAGCAGGCTATGCGGGCTATTGAACATGAATTTGAACAAGCTAAATTACAATTGCATGAAGAGATTATTGAAAAAGCTCTTGTAAAAGCCGAGAATGTTCTCAAGGCTCAGATTACAGGCGATGACCAGGACAGACTTGTTGATGAATATTTAGAGAAGGTGGTGGCGTAG
- a CDS encoding bactofilin family protein has protein sequence MKKRKTGAISTFLGPESSIEGTLEFHGIIRLDGKVKGRIISENGLVIIGEQAVINADIIVEEVQIYGKVNGRIEAKEKIEVFPPGRVEGDIYAPVISIDSGASFNGNCGMKSREIIVNKNKDFHKELPAPEKSGRK, from the coding sequence ATGAAAAAAAGGAAAACCGGAGCGATCTCAACCTTTCTCGGCCCTGAATCAAGCATTGAAGGCACTCTGGAGTTTCATGGAATTATTCGATTGGATGGAAAGGTTAAAGGCAGAATAATTAGTGAAAACGGCCTGGTTATTATAGGAGAACAGGCTGTAATAAATGCTGATATTATAGTTGAAGAAGTTCAGATTTATGGTAAAGTAAACGGCAGAATTGAAGCAAAAGAAAAAATAGAGGTTTTTCCGCCTGGAAGGGTTGAAGGAGACATCTATGCTCCAGTTATATCCATTGATTCAGGAGCAAGTTTTAATGGTAACTGCGGTATGAAATCACGGGAGATAATTGTGAATAAAAATAAGGATTTTCATAAAGAACTTCCTGCCCCCGAAAAAAGCGGAAGAAAGTAA
- a CDS encoding F0F1 ATP synthase subunit epsilon, with translation MAGNIRLEVVTPQKSVVSEDAQIVIAPGILGEFGVLVGHTPFLSTLKTGVLRYNDAGGTERCVFVSGGFAEALPDKVTVLAESAERRRDIDVERARSALQRAQQRLDEAMAAKAAKEKIDFTRARAALERALHRVQLRSN, from the coding sequence ATGGCTGGAAATATTAGATTGGAGGTCGTTACCCCCCAGAAATCTGTGGTCAGTGAAGATGCTCAGATTGTAATTGCCCCGGGGATTCTTGGAGAGTTTGGCGTACTTGTCGGCCATACTCCATTTTTGAGTACTCTGAAAACCGGGGTACTTCGTTATAATGATGCAGGCGGAACTGAACGGTGTGTATTTGTTAGCGGAGGCTTTGCAGAAGCTTTGCCTGATAAGGTTACAGTTCTGGCAGAGTCAGCAGAAAGAAGACGTGATATTGATGTTGAACGCGCCAGAAGTGCATTACAGCGTGCCCAGCAGCGTCTTGACGAAGCTATGGCTGCAAAAGCAGCCAAAGAGAAAATAGATTTTACGCGGGCAAGAGCTGCTCTTGAAAGAGCTTTGCACAGGGTTCAGCTTCGCAGTAACTGA
- the atpG gene encoding ATP synthase F1 subunit gamma: MPTLKDVQLKIAGVKKTKQITKAMNMVAASRLRGAQTNMDAFRPYAVKFAEVLGSLAEKAGEEANPLLVPRENVKKIHIVLCTSDRGLCGGFNINLISKAESFLKENREADIEVSFTNFGKKGRDWAKNKKQSIVDEYLGVVGGRFDFSVALNAGRKLIDEFLTGTYDEVYVIYSEFVSMARQTPVLQQILPIPPIEKEEDGIAEQDENKPFLAEHICEPSPDELLGEMLPRNIYVQLFSALLETSTSEHAARMAAMNNATKACNDMINSLTLAYNKARQAAITAELMDIVGGAEALKG; the protein is encoded by the coding sequence ATGCCAACTTTAAAGGATGTCCAATTAAAGATTGCCGGAGTAAAGAAAACCAAGCAAATTACAAAAGCCATGAACATGGTTGCTGCTTCCAGACTGCGTGGAGCCCAGACTAATATGGATGCTTTCCGTCCATATGCAGTCAAATTTGCTGAAGTTTTAGGGAGTCTTGCGGAAAAAGCAGGTGAAGAGGCAAACCCTCTACTGGTTCCTCGTGAAAATGTAAAGAAAATTCATATTGTATTATGCACTTCTGACAGAGGTTTATGCGGTGGTTTTAATATAAATCTCATTTCAAAGGCCGAATCCTTTTTAAAAGAAAATAGAGAAGCGGATATTGAAGTTTCGTTTACTAATTTCGGAAAAAAAGGGCGTGACTGGGCAAAAAACAAAAAACAGTCAATAGTAGACGAATATTTAGGTGTTGTTGGCGGAAGATTCGATTTCAGTGTTGCATTAAATGCCGGGCGGAAACTTATTGATGAATTTTTGACCGGAACATATGATGAAGTCTACGTGATCTATTCGGAATTTGTAAGCATGGCACGCCAGACTCCTGTGCTGCAGCAAATCCTGCCGATTCCTCCTATTGAAAAAGAAGAGGATGGTATTGCTGAACAGGATGAGAATAAGCCCTTTTTGGCTGAACATATATGTGAGCCTTCGCCTGATGAACTGCTGGGTGAAATGCTGCCAAGAAATATATATGTTCAATTATTCAGTGCATTGCTGGAAACGTCCACCAGTGAACATGCTGCACGTATGGCTGCCATGAATAATGCAACTAAGGCGTGCAATGATATGATTAATAGTCTTACGCTGGCATACAATAAGGCCCGTCAGGCAGCAATTACCGCCGAATTGATGGATATTGTGGGTGGTGCTGAGGCCCTTAAAGGATAA
- the atpH gene encoding ATP synthase F1 subunit delta: MKNLAVARRYAKALLLIGKEDGQAEMYREELGSFSILISSSKELEQAISNPLYNAAGRKKVLQAIIEQLELSGVVRAFLLLLFDKGRIGFVESIYSFYEKLADELKGVACASLVSATELSSETVEKIRGALSKMTGKDVKLEVEQDPTLIGGIVTKIGDLVLDGSIKTQLLNMRESLKRGESV, translated from the coding sequence GTGAAAAATTTGGCTGTAGCGCGGCGTTATGCCAAGGCACTTCTGCTTATCGGCAAAGAAGATGGTCAGGCTGAAATGTACAGAGAAGAGCTTGGTAGTTTTTCTATTCTGATAAGCAGCAGTAAGGAACTGGAGCAGGCGATATCTAATCCCCTTTATAATGCTGCCGGACGAAAAAAAGTTTTGCAGGCTATAATAGAACAGTTGGAACTGTCAGGTGTGGTAAGAGCATTTCTCCTTCTATTATTTGACAAGGGGCGGATTGGTTTTGTTGAAAGTATTTATTCATTTTATGAGAAATTGGCAGATGAATTAAAAGGGGTGGCATGTGCCAGTCTTGTTTCTGCAACTGAACTTTCATCTGAAACCGTTGAAAAGATTCGCGGAGCCCTGTCAAAAATGACCGGTAAGGATGTGAAACTTGAAGTTGAACAAGATCCCACACTGATAGGGGGAATTGTGACCAAAATAGGGGACCTTGTTTTGGATGGTAGTATCAAAACACAATTACTCAACATGAGAGAATCTTTAAAAAGGGGTGAGAGTGTCTAA
- the mrdA gene encoding penicillin-binding protein 2 — protein MGSYPKAIDSGWYKHRLTGAMFCVIGTFLILIIRLFYLQIIEGEEYRRLSENQCIRLQAISAPRGVIYDRSGILLVDNRPSYDLNIVIKDASPLDDTIKKLSQYTNISEKEFKDTLKTSRRVADYKPLLLKKDIDRDMLAAIETHKFDLPGIVIDVKTKREYIYEKSAAHLIGYLGEISAAELKSDQYQGFQGGDYVGKFGVEKSAESMLRGKNGGRQVEVNAKGQVVRVFKTVEAVPGYNIYLTIEHDLQKKAESLLEDKVGGVVVMECDSGKILAMASSPSFDQNLFVRGMNYKQWNDLISNPDRPMENKVVNGEYPPASTYKVITAMAGLEEAVVDEKTSFYCPGYYHYGDRTFRCWKKSGHGRVAVKDALAVSCDVYFYQVGQRLGVDRIAKYAKMAGLGKPTGIQLGQEASGLIPTSAWKKKKKGIPWQKGETLSIAIGQGYNLATPLQMCVLFSAVANNGRLYQPLVIEKALDDQDNIVFQAEKKLVGTISVSQKTMDIVKAGLWEVVNGRRGTAKIIAAKEFDIYGKTGTAQVVSRPAGDDSPKKNIKNHLKPHAWFVGYGIKDGQKIAASVMIEHGEHGSSTAAPIVGELIKAYFQKKQVENDYLPITGL, from the coding sequence TTGGGGAGTTATCCAAAAGCCATTGACAGTGGCTGGTATAAGCATCGTTTAACAGGAGCTATGTTTTGTGTTATAGGAACCTTTCTTATCCTTATTATCCGCCTGTTTTACCTTCAAATTATTGAAGGAGAGGAATACAGGAGGCTTTCGGAAAATCAGTGTATCCGGCTCCAGGCAATCAGTGCTCCAAGGGGTGTAATATATGATCGGAGCGGGATATTACTGGTTGATAACCGTCCATCATATGATCTTAATATTGTTATCAAAGATGCCAGTCCTCTTGATGATACAATTAAAAAATTATCACAATATACCAACATATCTGAAAAAGAATTCAAGGACACCCTTAAGACCAGCAGGCGGGTTGCTGATTATAAGCCTTTGCTGTTAAAAAAGGATATTGACAGAGATATGCTGGCTGCAATTGAAACCCATAAATTTGATCTGCCGGGTATTGTGATAGATGTTAAAACAAAAAGAGAATATATTTATGAAAAAAGCGCTGCACATTTAATCGGGTATCTTGGAGAAATAAGTGCTGCTGAATTGAAAAGTGATCAGTACCAGGGGTTCCAGGGCGGGGATTATGTTGGTAAGTTTGGTGTTGAAAAATCTGCTGAATCCATGCTCAGGGGGAAAAACGGCGGCAGGCAGGTGGAGGTAAATGCAAAAGGGCAGGTAGTAAGGGTTTTTAAAACTGTTGAAGCTGTTCCAGGGTATAATATCTATCTGACTATTGAGCATGATTTACAAAAAAAGGCTGAATCACTTTTGGAGGATAAGGTAGGCGGCGTTGTTGTTATGGAATGTGATTCAGGAAAAATTCTTGCAATGGCAAGCAGTCCTTCCTTTGACCAAAATTTATTTGTCAGGGGAATGAATTATAAACAGTGGAATGATTTAATATCAAATCCTGATAGACCTATGGAAAATAAGGTGGTGAACGGAGAATATCCTCCTGCTTCCACGTATAAAGTAATCACAGCTATGGCAGGACTTGAAGAAGCGGTTGTTGATGAAAAAACTTCATTTTATTGTCCAGGTTATTATCATTATGGAGATCGTACTTTTAGATGCTGGAAAAAGAGCGGTCATGGCAGAGTAGCTGTTAAAGATGCACTGGCAGTATCATGTGATGTTTATTTTTACCAGGTAGGCCAGCGCCTTGGCGTTGACCGTATTGCAAAATATGCTAAAATGGCAGGACTTGGGAAGCCTACCGGGATTCAGCTGGGGCAGGAGGCTTCTGGATTAATTCCTACTTCTGCCTGGAAAAAGAAAAAAAAAGGTATTCCATGGCAAAAAGGGGAAACCCTTTCAATTGCTATAGGCCAGGGCTATAATCTTGCTACACCCCTGCAAATGTGCGTTCTTTTTTCTGCTGTTGCAAATAACGGCAGGCTTTATCAGCCTTTAGTAATTGAAAAAGCATTAGACGATCAGGATAATATTGTTTTTCAAGCAGAAAAAAAACTGGTTGGAACGATTTCTGTAAGTCAAAAAACCATGGATATTGTTAAAGCAGGTCTGTGGGAGGTTGTAAATGGCAGACGGGGTACTGCAAAAATTATTGCTGCAAAAGAATTTGATATTTATGGAAAAACCGGAACAGCCCAGGTTGTCAGCAGGCCGGCAGGTGATGATTCTCCTAAAAAAAATATTAAAAATCATTTAAAGCCCCATGCATGGTTTGTGGGATATGGAATAAAAGACGGGCAGAAGATTGCTGCTTCTGTTATGATAGAGCATGGTGAGCATGGCTCTAGTACTGCTGCCCCCATTGTCGGGGAATTAATCAAAGCTTACTTCCAAAAAAAACAAGTTGAAAATGATTATCTGCCTATTACTGGATTATAA
- a CDS encoding ATPase gives MQIANFLCLIWVLNIVLYRPIRNMLLERKGKVSGLENDVNFFSESVKEKDAAFYEGIKTARVNGLKQKGAMIQEAENEEKKVIARINEKAQADIADVRSKIAKDAEAVKEQLLKQVDTFANEIGEKILGRAV, from the coding sequence ATGCAGATTGCAAATTTTCTGTGTTTGATCTGGGTGTTAAACATCGTCTTGTACAGGCCAATTCGGAATATGTTGCTTGAAAGAAAAGGTAAGGTTTCCGGTCTTGAGAATGATGTTAACTTTTTTTCTGAAAGTGTTAAGGAAAAAGATGCTGCTTTTTATGAAGGTATTAAGACTGCCAGGGTAAACGGGCTTAAACAAAAAGGGGCAATGATTCAGGAAGCTGAAAATGAAGAAAAAAAGGTTATTGCCAGAATTAATGAAAAAGCCCAGGCTGATATTGCAGATGTCCGGAGCAAAATAGCAAAAGATGCAGAAGCTGTTAAAGAACAGCTTCTTAAGCAGGTTGATACATTTGCAAATGAAATTGGTGAAAAAATTTTAGGGAGGGCTGTTTAA
- the atpD gene encoding F0F1 ATP synthase subunit beta: MGENIGKITQVMGPVVDVEFEQGKLPTILTALLISNPAISDEADNLVVEVAQHLGDNVVRTIAMDVTDGLVRGMPVKDTGSPIMMPVGEAGLGRVLNVVGRPVDGLGPISQEKMMPIHRLAPKFTEQDTTVNVLETGVKVIDLLVPFPRGGKMGMFGGAGVGKTVIMMEMVHNIAMQHGGISVFAGVGERTREGNDLYHEMKDSGVLPKAALIYGQMTEPPGARARVALSALTAAEYFRDEEGQDVLIFIDNIFRFTQAGSEVSALLGRMPSAVGYQPTLAVDLGGLQERITSTTKGSITAVQCVYVPADDLTDPAPATTFAHLDGTVVLSRQIAELGIYPAVDPLDSTSRILDANYIGDEHYQVARQVQQMLQKYKELQDIIAILGMEELSEDDKLTVGRARKIQRFLSQPFHVAETFTGTAGKYVKIEDTVRGFKEIAEGKHDSIPEQAFYMVGGIEEVLEKAKSMAAAA; encoded by the coding sequence ATGGGAGAAAATATTGGTAAAATAACGCAGGTTATGGGGCCTGTTGTCGATGTGGAGTTTGAACAGGGTAAGCTCCCCACAATCCTGACTGCACTTCTGATTTCTAATCCCGCTATTAGTGATGAAGCGGATAACCTCGTAGTTGAGGTTGCACAGCATCTAGGTGATAATGTTGTTCGTACAATTGCTATGGATGTAACAGATGGTCTTGTTAGAGGAATGCCTGTAAAAGATACTGGTTCTCCAATTATGATGCCTGTTGGAGAAGCCGGACTTGGACGGGTTCTTAATGTTGTGGGACGTCCTGTTGATGGTCTTGGACCTATCAGCCAGGAAAAAATGATGCCTATTCACCGCCTTGCACCTAAGTTTACAGAGCAGGATACAACAGTTAATGTTCTTGAAACCGGAGTAAAGGTTATTGACTTGCTTGTTCCTTTTCCCCGCGGCGGAAAAATGGGTATGTTCGGAGGAGCAGGTGTTGGCAAAACTGTTATCATGATGGAAATGGTTCACAATATTGCCATGCAGCATGGCGGTATTTCTGTATTTGCCGGCGTTGGTGAAAGAACTCGTGAAGGTAATGACCTTTATCATGAAATGAAAGATTCTGGTGTTCTTCCCAAGGCAGCTCTGATTTACGGTCAGATGACAGAGCCTCCTGGAGCGCGTGCCCGTGTTGCCCTTTCTGCTTTGACAGCTGCTGAGTATTTTCGTGATGAAGAAGGTCAGGATGTTTTGATCTTTATTGATAATATATTCCGTTTTACCCAGGCTGGTTCCGAAGTTTCCGCTTTGCTTGGCCGCATGCCTTCTGCTGTTGGTTATCAGCCTACACTGGCTGTTGATCTTGGCGGTCTTCAGGAGCGTATTACATCAACAACAAAAGGGTCTATTACTGCTGTTCAATGTGTTTATGTACCTGCTGATGACCTTACCGACCCTGCACCTGCAACAACATTTGCTCATCTTGACGGTACTGTTGTTCTTTCCCGTCAGATTGCAGAACTTGGAATTTATCCAGCAGTTGATCCTCTGGATTCAACTTCAAGAATTCTTGATGCCAACTATATTGGCGATGAACACTACCAGGTTGCCCGTCAGGTACAGCAGATGCTTCAGAAATATAAAGAACTCCAAGATATTATTGCTATTTTGGGTATGGAAGAACTTTCTGAAGATGATAAACTTACTGTTGGACGCGCAAGAAAGATTCAGCGCTTCCTTTCCCAGCCCTTTCATGTTGCTGAAACCTTTACCGGTACAGCAGGTAAATATGTAAAAATTGAAGATACAGTAAGAGGGTTTAAGGAAATTGCTGAAGGTAAGCATGATAGTATTCCTGAACAGGCTTTTTACATGGTGGGCGGCATAGAAGAAGTTCTTGAAAAAGCCAAATCAATGGCTGCTGCTGCATAA
- the rodA gene encoding rod shape-determining protein RodA, producing the protein MFDRRLIQNFDKGLLFLTLILCCLGLITLRSALLAGGSLQKILYYKQMVWYGAGFFIMCICFIFDYKTIERWAYLIYGTSISLLVAVLIFGKIGGGSRRWLIFGPVSIQPSEIAKIAVIIVLARYYSKIVKQKGFTIKDLIYPFILTIIPFSLIVRQPDLGTGMVVFLIAATMTLFTKIEKKSLICLIIFCIVTGCSGWFFLLKDYQKQRVYTFLDPARDPLGAGYHIIQSKIAIGAGMGTGRGLFQGTQNTLAFLPEQHTDFIFSVLAEEWGFAGSFFIIMIYMVLIIWGLNIAYNCRNSFGTILSVGVTTMIFWQIFINLGMVMGLMPVVGVPLPLVSYGGSSLITIMICIGILMNVSMRRFATD; encoded by the coding sequence ATGTTTGATCGCCGGCTCATACAAAATTTTGATAAGGGTCTTTTGTTTCTGACTTTAATTTTATGCTGTCTTGGACTTATAACCCTTCGCAGTGCCTTATTGGCAGGAGGTTCACTTCAAAAGATATTATATTATAAGCAAATGGTCTGGTATGGGGCTGGTTTTTTTATTATGTGTATATGCTTTATATTTGATTATAAAACTATTGAACGATGGGCATACCTGATTTATGGCACTTCAATTTCATTGCTTGTGGCTGTTCTGATTTTTGGAAAAATAGGAGGCGGTTCAAGGCGGTGGCTTATTTTCGGCCCTGTTTCGATCCAGCCTTCTGAGATTGCAAAGATTGCTGTAATAATTGTTTTAGCCCGTTATTATTCCAAAATTGTTAAGCAAAAAGGTTTTACGATCAAAGATCTTATCTATCCTTTTATATTAACTATAATTCCTTTTAGCCTGATTGTAAGACAGCCTGATTTAGGGACAGGTATGGTAGTTTTTTTGATTGCAGCAACCATGACTTTGTTTACAAAAATTGAAAAAAAATCTTTAATATGCCTTATAATTTTCTGTATTGTTACCGGTTGTTCAGGTTGGTTTTTTTTGTTAAAGGATTATCAAAAACAGCGGGTATATACTTTTTTGGATCCTGCAAGAGATCCTCTGGGAGCAGGATATCATATTATTCAATCTAAAATTGCAATTGGAGCAGGTATGGGAACTGGCAGGGGATTATTCCAGGGGACCCAGAATACTCTTGCATTTCTGCCTGAACAGCATACAGATTTTATATTTTCTGTACTGGCTGAAGAATGGGGATTTGCAGGCTCTTTTTTTATTATTATGATCTATATGGTTTTGATAATATGGGGTTTGAATATAGCATATAATTGCAGAAATTCATTTGGAACGATTCTTTCAGTTGGTGTTACAACAATGATATTCTGGCAGATATTTATAAATTTAGGCATGGTTATGGGCTTGATGCCTGTAGTAGGGGTGCCTCTGCCCCTGGTCAGTTATGGGGGATCATCATTGATTACCATAATGATTTGTATTGGTATTTTAATGAATGTGAGTATGCGGAGGTTTGCGACGGATTAA
- the atpA gene encoding F0F1 ATP synthase subunit alpha, producing the protein MELRAEEISQIIKEQITDYDKKVELSETGVVLSVGDGIARVYGLEKAMALELVEFPGGVLGLVLNLEEDNVGIAIMGEDTAIKEGDMVKRTGRIAEVPVGEEVLGRVVTAMGEPIDGKGPIEAKNTSRVEMVAPGVIARKSVHEPCYTGLKAVDAMTPVGRGQRELIIGDRQIGKTAVAVDAILAQKNTDVFCVYVACGQKKSTVAQVVAILEKHGAMEYTTVVAACASDPATQQFIAPYAGCAMAEYFRDKGQHSLIIYDDLSKQAAAYRQVSLLLRRPPGREAYPGDIFYNHSRLLERSAKLNDELGAGSMTALPIIETQAGDVSAYIPTNVISITDGQIYLEPNLFFAGVRPAINVGLSVSRVGGAAQEKAMKQVAGTLRLDMAQYRELEAFAAFGSDLDASTQKQLTRGARLVEILKQPQYQPLPLEKQVSILFAGTRGFLDTLPLDVLPKYEAGLYTFLEDRYSQLLKNLAEEKVISDDIDKQLRKALTEYGEEFKDTIK; encoded by the coding sequence ATGGAATTAAGAGCTGAAGAAATAAGTCAAATAATTAAGGAACAGATTACAGACTACGACAAAAAGGTTGAATTAAGTGAGACTGGAGTCGTATTGTCAGTTGGTGATGGTATTGCCCGTGTATATGGTCTTGAAAAGGCTATGGCATTGGAGCTTGTTGAATTTCCAGGCGGTGTTCTGGGACTGGTTCTTAACCTTGAAGAAGATAATGTCGGTATTGCCATTATGGGTGAAGATACTGCCATTAAAGAAGGCGACATGGTTAAGCGTACCGGACGTATTGCCGAGGTTCCAGTTGGAGAAGAGGTTCTTGGCCGCGTAGTTACCGCTATGGGTGAGCCTATTGACGGTAAAGGGCCGATTGAAGCCAAAAATACCAGTCGTGTTGAAATGGTTGCTCCAGGTGTTATTGCCAGGAAAAGTGTTCATGAGCCATGTTATACAGGGCTTAAAGCTGTTGATGCTATGACTCCTGTCGGCAGGGGACAGCGTGAACTGATAATAGGTGACCGCCAGATTGGAAAAACAGCGGTTGCAGTAGATGCTATTCTTGCACAGAAGAATACAGATGTTTTCTGTGTTTATGTGGCTTGCGGACAGAAAAAATCAACTGTTGCCCAGGTTGTAGCTATTCTTGAAAAACACGGAGCTATGGAATATACTACAGTGGTAGCAGCTTGTGCCAGTGACCCTGCAACCCAGCAGTTTATTGCACCTTATGCAGGATGTGCAATGGCCGAATATTTTCGTGATAAAGGCCAGCATTCATTGATTATCTATGATGATCTTTCCAAACAGGCAGCAGCATACCGTCAGGTATCTCTCCTTTTAAGACGTCCTCCTGGTCGTGAAGCATATCCAGGAGATATTTTTTATAACCATTCTCGTCTGCTTGAACGTTCTGCCAAGCTGAATGATGAGCTGGGTGCAGGTTCCATGACAGCTCTTCCCATTATTGAAACCCAGGCAGGAGACGTTTCTGCATATATTCCTACCAATGTTATCTCAATTACAGACGGACAGATATATCTTGAACCCAACCTGTTTTTTGCAGGTGTTCGTCCGGCTATTAACGTAGGTCTTTCAGTATCTCGTGTTGGCGGTGCTGCACAAGAAAAAGCCATGAAACAGGTAGCAGGTACACTGCGTCTTGATATGGCCCAATATCGTGAACTTGAAGCATTTGCAGCATTTGGAAGTGATCTGGATGCATCTACCCAGAAACAATTGACAAGAGGAGCAAGGCTTGTTGAAATTCTTAAACAGCCTCAATATCAGCCTCTGCCTCTGGAAAAACAGGTTTCAATTCTTTTTGCAGGAACCAGAGGTTTTCTTGATACACTTCCCCTTGATGTTTTACCAAAGTATGAGGCTGGTCTTTATACATTCTTAGAGGACAGATATTCTCAACTTCTTAAAAATCTGGCTGAAGAAAAAGTTATCAGCGATGATATAGATAAGCAGTTAAGAAAAGCCTTGACCGAATATGGTGAAGAATTCAAGGATACAATCAAGTAA